One stretch of Mangifera indica cultivar Alphonso chromosome 9, CATAS_Mindica_2.1, whole genome shotgun sequence DNA includes these proteins:
- the LOC123225748 gene encoding 2-hydroxyacyl-CoA lyase-like, translating into MADSVDSQNAQIDGNVVAAQSLAHFGVTHMFGVVGIPVTSLANRAVALGIRFIACHNEQSAGYAASAYGYLTGKPGLLLTVSGPGCVHGLAGLSNAMVNTWPMVMISGSCDQKDFGRGDFQELDQIEAVKTFSKFAVKANDIKDIPNCVAQVLDQALSGRPGGCYLDLPTDVLHQTISQSEVEELLKSAESYKSEVSTGLTPKSSEIELAVSLLREAKKPLIVFGKGAAYARAEGELRKLVKSTGIPFLPTPMGKGLLPDTHELAASAARSLAIGQCDVALVVGARLNWLLHFGEPPKWSKDVKFILVDISEEEIQLRKPHLGLVGDAKKILELINKEIKDDPFCLGNNHPWVEAISKKVKDNVSRMEAQLAKDVSPFNFLTPMRIIRDAILAAGSPAPILVSEGANTMDVGRAVLVQTEPRTRLDAGTWGTMGVGLGYCIAAAVASPDRLVVAVEGDSGFTFSAIEVETLVRYQLPVVVIVFNNGGVYGGDRRNPEEITGPHKDDPAPTSFVPGAAYHTLMGAFGGKGYLVGTPDELKSALTESFAARKPAVINVTIDPFAGAESGRMQHKN; encoded by the exons ATGGCAGACTCTGTAGATTCCCAAAATGCCCAAATCGACGGTAACGTCGTTGCCGCCCAATCCTTGGCTCACTTCGGTGTCACTCACATGTTCGGCGTGGTGGGGATTCCAGTAACTTCCCTCGCCAACCGCGCTGTCGCTCTTGGCATCCGTTTCATCGCCTGCCATAACGAACAGTCCGCGGGTTACGCCGCCTCGGCGTACGGCTACCTCACTGGCAAACCCGGGCTACTCTTAACGGTCTCCGGGCCGGGTTGCGTCCACGGGTTGGCGGGACTTTCGAATGCCATGGTGAACACGTGGCCCATGGTCATGATATCGGGTTCATGCGATCAGAAAGACTTTGGCCGCGGCGATTTTCAAGAACTCGATCAAATTGAAGCCGTGAAAACTTTTTCGAAATTCGCTGTGAAAGCGAACGACATAAAGGATATACCTAATTGTGTTGCTCAGGTTCTTGATCAGGCTTTATCGGGTCGGCCCGGTGGGTGTTATTTGGATCTACCGACTGATGTGTTACACCAAACTATTTCACAATCGGAGGTGGAAGAATTACTTAAATCCGCTGAGAGTTATAAATCAGAAGTATCAACTGGGCTTACTCCAAAAAGTTCTGAGATTGAGCTGGCTGTTTCTCTTCTAAGAGAGGCTAAGAAACCATTGATTGTGTTTGGTAAAGGAGCAGCTTATGCACGAGCAGAGGGTGAATTGAGGAAGCTCGTCAAGAGTACTGGGATTCCATTTTTGCCTACACCGATGGGTAAGGGGTTGTTGCCTGATACGCATGAGCTTGCTGCGAGCGCAGCGAGGTCGCTAGCGATTGGTCAATGCGACGTTGCGTTGGTTGTCGGTGCTAGGCTTAATTGGTTGTTACATTTCGGTGAGCCGCCTAAGTGGTCCAAGGATGTGAAGTTCATTTTGGTGGACATTAGTGAAGAGGAGATTCAATTAAGAAAACCGCATTTGGGATTGGTTGGAGATGCgaaaaaaattttggaattgATTAATAAGGAGATAAAGGATGACCCTTTTTGTTTGGGGAACAATCATCCATGGGTTGAGGCTATTTCAAAGAAAGTTAAGGACAACGTGTCCCGAATGGAGGCTCAGTTGGCGAAGGATGTTtctccttttaattttttgactcCTATGAGGATTATAAGGGATGCAATTTTGGCGGCGGGTAGCCCTGCGCCCATATTGGTTTCTGAAGGGGCAAATACTATGGATGTAGGTAGAGCTGTTTTGGTTCAAACGGAGCCAAGGACTAGGCTGGATGCAGGGACTTGGGGTACAATGGGGGTTGGTTTAGGATATTGCATTGCAGCTGCTGTGGCTTCACCTGATCGACTTGTTGTTGCTGTTGAAGGCGACTCTGGATTCACTTTTAGTGCCATCGAAGTTGAG ACATTGGTTCGGTATCAGTTGCCGGTGGTTGTGATAGTTTTTAATAATGGTGGTGTTTATGGTGGTGACCGGAGGAACCCTGAAGAAATTACAGGGCCTCACAAAGATGATCCTGCACCTACTTCCTTTGTCCCTGGCGCAGCTTATCATACTCTAATGGGAGCTTTTGGGGGAAAAGGTTATCTAGTTGGGACGCCTGATGAACTCAAGTCTGCCCTTACCGAATCATTTGCTGCACGAAAACCAGCTGTAATAAACGTTACTATTGATCCTTTTGCTGGTGCGGAGAGTGGAAGAATGCAACACAAAAACTAA